Part of the Mauremys reevesii isolate NIE-2019 linkage group 4, ASM1616193v1, whole genome shotgun sequence genome is shown below.
ccctccctctctctctctcctcccggGTAGCTCCAAGGCACCTCTTCCCTTCCCACCTGGCATCTGAGCCGCAAGTGGACATTGCTCCTGGGATGCCTTGTCAGCCAGGAGGCAGCAGGGCCCCTTTAACACCACCTCACCGCTGCTGAGCCCAGCGTGGAGGACCTGGCGTCCTGCCCCACCCTTCTGATTGCTCCTCTGCCCTTTGTCTCTGCAGTCCAAAGGAAGTCTGGACGTGATGGAGAGCCAGTCTGCCGATGCTGAGCCACCACCCCCACCCAAGCCAGACCTCAGCCGCTACACAGGTCTGAGGACGCACTTAACCCTGGCCACCAATGAGGGTAAGGAAGGCATGCCAGGCTGACGAGCAGCTGTGCCCCACCCGTCTCAGGGAGGGGAGCCCATGGGCACAGCCCAGGATCGAGGTGCAtcggcagagcccagggctggatagCAGCGGGGGCTGCAGAGCTGTGCGTAGAAGCGACTGGGCAGTTTTAGAAATGTCTCTTGGAGCATTTACAGGGCTTAGTTTGTGTTGCACACAGCCTAGTGAAGGGCAAAGCGGAGCTGGTGACTGCGTTGCCTAGATTGCACTGATCCCTGGCTGGGAAGGTTGCTGCGGTGACTCTCTGGACTAGCGAGTTAGAATGGTTTGTGCTGCTACCCTTGTGTGTGGGAAGCTGGGATCCAGAGGGGGCCTGAATCTTGTCTGTAGCCTGATTTCACGATGGTGGTGCCTGTCCTGATGTGTAGGTGGGAGCACAGATGCTAGTGCTAATTTCCCTCATGTAGGCATTATCGCTGGCTCCTGGCCTGCCAGTTCTGTCCCCCGCTAGGAGAGGGAATCCAAGGGAATGTGTGTGGAGAGGAGACATGGTCTGGTGACTAGACTATTTTCCTGGGAGTCCAGAGCTCTGGGCTCTGACTGACTCACTTAGTGACACCTTGGGTGAAtggcttcccctctctgtgctgtGGTTTCTCCAAGTGTTTGCCTGCCTCTGAGAGATGGTGTTGAGCTctatctgtggggagaggaggcatgAGCTACTGGGGTCATTGCAGAGGAAGACACTGTCCTTGTCCCAAGCTGTTTCCCAGCTGACTGGACCCAGCAGTTCACACTCCCCATAGGATGGGTCTGTGCTGGAATGTAGCGAGGCTCCATAGGCAGAACTACAGGGTGTGGTGGAAGAAGCGGCATTTGGACAGAATGGGGCTAGGGTGGAGGCAATTCCAGGGTTAGTGtgggaggagctggagcagcGGGAGAAGAGGCTTTGGAAGAGGCGGATAAGATCTGGGCAGGGGTAGAGCCTCGAAGGTGACAGTAAGATGCCTGGCCTTGAGGTGAGGGCAAGCTGTGACGTCTGTAACGCCAGTTGGACAGAGCTCCCAAAATGCCCAGCAcgcctccccaccctcccttgtCAGGAAGAGGAGAGTTGCGGGCTTCTGCCTGCGCTCAGAACAGGCAAGGCTCTTGTGTTGGAGCAGTGTTAAAGACAATCCACAAAGCCCGTCCCCTGGGCACCAGGGCAGGACAGTTCCGCTGCAGCATATCTCCAGCATGGTTAGTGGAGCCCCTTGAGTATTGCGCAGCTCAGTGTGGTGTTTCTCCGCCAGTCACAGGACCCCTTGCTCAGCAGAGTGGAGCCGAGAACCCATGACCCAGCGCTGGCCAGGCTGCACgcagggctggaagctgcctgccTGATCTCACTGTTGGGAAATGACCCTCCTGCTCCATTTCATCCCATTCCCAGTGCTGCCTTTTGGCCCATCTAACCCAGTTCCTCCCCCTCCTTGGCGtcccaacccccatcccaggcTCAGAGACGGTTCTCACGGATCAGCACGATGACTGTGGTGTTCCCCAACTGCAGGGAGAGGACCCTGCGGTGAAGCCGCGAATACCGTGtgtgagtgtctctctctctctctctctccccccctccacagACAGCAGCTTGCTAGGCAGGGACAGCCCTCCAACTCCGACCATGTACAAGTACCGCCCTggctacagcagcagcagtgcctcAGCTGCCATGCCGCACTCCACCAGCGCCAAGGTAAGGCTGCCCTTGgaaggccctgggggctggcccagACTGCAGGGCGAGGGTGGGGAGTGACTCTGAGGAGATGCCCGTGGGCAAGTGGAGGCAGTGGAAGGGGGATATGCAAGGACTAAGTGTCTCAGAACGTGTTGGTTGGGTCCAGCCCCAGGCCACCCACCCAATCCTTGCCATTGGGCTGTGATGTTATAAGGGGACAGGTTCATGGTTCCCACAGGACTCAGGCTTGTCCTCAGAGGGCAGTGCTGGGAGAAGGGCCGGGGCCCTTCTGAAGGGGATGTAACCCCAGCTCCTGAAGCTGAACTTGCAGGGCAGTGCGGGGTGGGGTGCTGAGTTCCCCCTGCCTTATCTCTTGGGATgtgtcccctgccctgcctccagggaTGCCCTATGCCAACCCTACAGGGCAAAGCTGGGGGGAAcgtgggggctgggctgtgaggggctcCGGACCCTTTTAGGGGAGACCTTGCTTTGAGCTCCTCTGCCCTGTCTCTGGGGATGCCTGGTGAGGAGTCTGCAGGGTGGAACCCTGGGAAATGGGGTAGGGGCTGGGCTATCTCTGGAGGTGCCTTGTTCCAGCCCCCAGGACAGTATGGGGGGCACGACAGGTTGGAGTGGGTCTCTAGTTCTGTGGGTATTAGGTGAGGGGGTCTCTGACTATATCGTGCATCTCCTGTGCCCTGCAGCTGAGCCGAGGGGACAGCCTGAAGGAGCCCACCTCCATCGCCGagagcagccggaaccccagctACCGCTCGGAGCCGAGCCTGGAGCCCGAGAGCTTCCGCTCTCCCACCTTCGGCAAGAGCTTCCACTTTGACCCACTGTCAAGCGGCTCGCGCTCCTCTAGCCTCAAGTCGGCCCAAGGCACAGGCTTCGAGCTGGGCCAGCTTCAGTCGATCCGCTCAGAGGGCACCACCTCCACCTCCTACAAGAGTCTGGTGAACCAGACGCGCAATGGCAGCTTATCGTACGACAGCCTGCTCACCCCCTCTGAAAGCCCCGACTTCGAGTCAGTGCAGGCtgggccggagccggagcccaCCATGGGCTACACCTCGCCCTTCCTCTCGGCCCGCATCACCCAGCAGCGTGAGGCCGACCTGCACAGCCGCTTCCCTGGTGCCGGCTCGCCCAAGCACCCACCCCCCTGCGAGCCCTCACCCATGCGCTATGACAATCTCTCCCGCCACATTGTGGCCTCCATGCAGGAGCGGGAGAAGCTGCTGCAGCAGTCACCTATCCCGCCACCCCTGGCCAGGGAGGAGGACACGGGGCTGGTGGACTCGGGCATCCAGTCAACACCGGGCTCCAGCAACGCCCCACGCACCAGCTCCTCCTCGGACGATTCGAAGCGCTCACCGCTGGGCAAGAACCCGCTGACCCGCCCGGTGCCACCCCGCTTCGGCAAACCGGAGCCACTCCGGGTACGCTCGCCTGACCCGCCCACTGCCCCCCAGCTGGGCAAAGTCATGTCTTACAGCAGCCAAAAACAGTCGCCTCAGGCCAGCATCCCAGAGACAGAGGAGGTGGCCTTGCAGCCATTACTGGCGCCAAAGTAAGTACCAACTCCGCCCACCGCGCGCTTTGTGTGTTCTGTGACTCGGCGGGGGACaagctgcctgggccatgccgaCGGAGGAGCTCGGAGGGAGCCGACAGCACGCaggagggagaggctgggggtgaTCCACAAGGAGTCCTGCCTGCCCTCGTCtggcccttccccctcctccc
Proteins encoded:
- the ZDHHC5 gene encoding palmitoyltransferase ZDHHC5 codes for the protein MPAASGKRFKPSKYVPVSAAAIFLVGATTLFFAFTCPGLSLYISPIIPIYNAVVFLFVLANFSMATFMDPGIFPRAEEDEDKEDDFRAPLYKTVEIKGIQVRMKWCATCRFYRPPRCSHCSVCDNCVEEFDHHCPWVNNCIGRRNYRYFFLFLLSLTVHIMGVFGFGLLYVLYQIEELSGVRMAVTMAVMCVAGLFFIPVAGLTGFHVVLVARGRTTNEQVTGKFRGGVNPFTNGCCKNVSRVLCSSPAPRYLGRPKAEQTVLVKPPFLRPEVSDGQVTVKIMDNGIQAELKRTKSKGSLDVMESQSADAEPPPPPKPDLSRYTGLRTHLTLATNEDSSLLGRDSPPTPTMYKYRPGYSSSSASAAMPHSTSAKLSRGDSLKEPTSIAESSRNPSYRSEPSLEPESFRSPTFGKSFHFDPLSSGSRSSSLKSAQGTGFELGQLQSIRSEGTTSTSYKSLVNQTRNGSLSYDSLLTPSESPDFESVQAGPEPEPTMGYTSPFLSARITQQREADLHSRFPGAGSPKHPPPCEPSPMRYDNLSRHIVASMQEREKLLQQSPIPPPLAREEDTGLVDSGIQSTPGSSNAPRTSSSSDDSKRSPLGKNPLTRPVPPRFGKPEPLRVRSPDPPTAPQLGKVMSYSSQKQSPQASIPETEEVALQPLLAPKDEVQMRTAYSKSNGQPKSLGPASASPSPGQPPLSSPTRGGVKKVSGVGGTTYEISV